The following are encoded in a window of Sinorhizobium sojae CCBAU 05684 genomic DNA:
- a CDS encoding DUF1491 family protein, translating to MRLKSHIFVSSLLRRVFSLGGYAAVLRKGAEEAGAVFVRQRTRVGTETLYAPAPQNFFEEEGDTARRFEVRLRDVAAEAIDSTLSSEIRFDPDCWIVEIEVEDCGDLLDIVADADR from the coding sequence ATGCGCCTGAAGTCCCATATTTTCGTCTCTTCGCTCTTGCGCCGCGTCTTTTCGCTCGGTGGCTACGCTGCGGTGCTGCGCAAGGGGGCGGAAGAGGCGGGCGCAGTTTTTGTCCGTCAACGCACCCGCGTGGGTACGGAGACGCTCTATGCGCCGGCGCCGCAGAACTTTTTCGAGGAGGAGGGCGATACGGCGCGCCGGTTCGAGGTTCGGTTAAGAGATGTCGCGGCAGAGGCGATCGACAGCACTTTGTCGTCGGAGATTCGCTTCGATCCGGATTGCTGGATCGTCGAGATCGAGGTCGAGGACTGCGGTGATCTGCTCGACATCGTCGCCGATGCCGATCGCTGA
- a CDS encoding DUF2336 domain-containing protein, which translates to MLCVQGFVVTDRFRELERPQKGRLKDVVLMATVTSFESLRAPRKSEMRQFAELFEPLFLGSSEEARRQAAAALSQCEHVPEAVALLIGSMPIPVAASFLTRSKAISDRTLISIIRKQGPAHAGAIARRDDLSASVVDALVEHHKSAAASGQSREVTRPAPAAAPSSSATAADRNSAERVAREEKLRDEIKALVRAGSKVAAPSELPAIDEVHQALLVRFARNGEAVLFAHALADALGASDALAERILLDVSGQQLATTLAALDFPAADLASLLAALHPHLGERLGGGTRADALIRTLDRGAGIERVRSWLRADEHGPQNLGRHEPHLAENRRPDPRRQDARPSAADRDGVVQPKRTFGQR; encoded by the coding sequence ATGCTTTGCGTGCAAGGATTTGTCGTGACGGATCGGTTTCGTGAGTTGGAAAGGCCGCAAAAGGGCCGATTGAAGGACGTCGTGCTGATGGCGACCGTCACCAGCTTCGAAAGCCTTCGCGCCCCGCGCAAGTCCGAGATGAGGCAATTCGCCGAACTGTTCGAGCCGCTTTTCCTCGGCTCCAGCGAGGAGGCGCGCCGGCAGGCGGCAGCGGCTCTTTCGCAATGCGAGCATGTTCCGGAAGCCGTTGCCCTTCTCATCGGCAGCATGCCGATCCCGGTTGCCGCAAGCTTCCTCACCCGCTCGAAAGCAATTTCGGATCGGACGCTCATTTCCATCATCCGAAAGCAGGGCCCGGCCCATGCAGGCGCAATTGCGCGCCGGGACGATCTCTCCGCTTCTGTCGTCGACGCACTGGTCGAGCACCATAAGAGCGCAGCAGCCTCCGGGCAGTCGCGCGAGGTGACCCGCCCAGCCCCGGCAGCCGCGCCCTCGTCTTCGGCCACGGCAGCCGACCGGAACTCTGCCGAGCGTGTGGCACGCGAGGAAAAACTGCGGGACGAAATCAAGGCGCTGGTTCGCGCCGGATCGAAGGTCGCCGCTCCTTCCGAACTTCCGGCGATCGACGAGGTTCACCAGGCTCTGCTCGTTCGATTTGCGCGAAACGGCGAGGCGGTGCTCTTCGCACATGCCCTCGCCGACGCACTGGGGGCAAGCGACGCTCTGGCCGAGCGAATCCTGTTGGATGTGTCCGGCCAGCAACTCGCCACGACGCTTGCCGCGCTTGACTTTCCGGCGGCCGACTTGGCGTCACTGCTGGCTGCCCTCCACCCGCATCTGGGGGAGAGACTCGGCGGCGGCACGCGCGCGGATGCGCTGATCAGGACCCTGGACCGGGGAGCCGGTATCGAGCGCGTCAGATCCTGGTTGCGTGCCGACGAGCACGGCCCGCAGAACCTGGGGCGACATGAACCCCATCTTGCCGAAAATCGCAGGCCTGACCCGCGTCGACAAGACGCCCGCCCGTCGGCCGCGGACCGCGATGGCGTGGTACAACCCAAGCGGACGTTCGGTCAGCGCTGA